The Paenibacillus sp. FSL R7-0345 DNA segment AATATGAGCTCACTGTGAATGACGGGGAACTGGCGACTACTGTCGAAGTGCCGGTCACCGTATTTGTGGCAACAGCGGATCTTTCAGCGATGATCTCGCAATTTGCGTCCAAAAATACACCGCTTGGTCCGCTTGTACGCAATCAGGATGATTATACGCCTGAATCCTGGCAACAGCTGCAGACAGTGCTGACTGATGCTAAAACGCTACTTGCTTCTGCAGAGTACAGCCTGCAGGAAATCCAGGACATGACAGGCCGGCTGCGGACAGCTATTAACAATCTGCGTTATCGAAATGCTGCGCTGCTGGCTGTGCCAAGCGCATCCTATACTTCCGCCTGGGAGTCGGTTTATGCCATTAATGACGGATTTATTCCTCGCAACTCCAATAATCTGAATGACAAGTCTATCGAAACCCAGTACGGAAACTGGGGCGGACCGGGTAACAGCCACTGGGTTCAGTACACCTGGCAGCGTCCGGTTACCCTGTCAGGAAGCTCACTGTACTTCTTCGATGACGGAGGCGGTGTAATGGTACCGTCCGACTACCGCTTCGAATTTTGGGACAGCGCTGCGGGCGAATTCGTGCCCGTCAGCGGTCTGAGTGAGAAGAAAATGGCTAAAAATGCATTCAACGAAGTGACGTTTAATGAGATCACAACCGACAGACTGCGGCTGACCATGGATAAGCAAGGTGGCTCATTTACAGGGCTTAAGGAGTGGCGGGCGATTTCTTCCAAAGCAGGCGGAGAGGAGCCGCTGCCGGCCGATCATGGAGCCATCACAGCTGTTGATCCAGTCTCTGTCAGCACCACAGTGAACGTTATGCCGGTTCTGCCAGGCAAAGTGACTGTAACTTATGCAGACAACACTAAAGGGCAGGCGGATGTTGTCTGGGATGAAATCCCGGAGAACAAGCTGACGATTGCGACGGATTTTGTAATCTTTGGCAAGATTGAGGGCAGCGATGTGCGGGCAAGCTGCCGGATCTATGTCAAATACGATAAGTCACGCCTGAAGACTGCAATCGATACAGCCGCCGATCCGGCGGTAAATGAAGAGCATTACGACGGGACTGAAGCGCAGTGGGAGGCTCTGGCAGCTGCTCTTACAGCGGCCCAAGCCGTTTACGGTAATGATGCTTCGACTGAAGGGGATATTGATACCGCATACAAAGCGCTTAAGAATGCATTTGAAGCTCTGACACCTGTAGCTGATCACGGTGCAACTATCACCGGCATTACGATTCCAGGAGGAACGCTGGATCAGGTGGCCAAAGAAATTGTTGTGCCTGAAACAACAACCATTGATCAGCTGAAAGAGGGATTAACCGTACGGGCAGGAGTTACCTATGCGGTCTATGAAAGCGATCTGCTCACTCTGGCAACTGAATTGAAAACAGGCTATAAGGTAAAAGTAACGGGCACAGATCAGGTAACGACATCAACCTATACGCTGGCGTTGACTACCGTTCAGGCTCCGGTTAATACCTTTAAGCTCGAAGAGCAGCTGGCCACGGCAAAAGCATTGAAGCAGGAGCTGTATACCGAAGCCAGCTGGAAGCCGCTTGCAGCAGCTGTCAGCCATGCCGCAGAGCTGCTGGAGAGCGGGACTTCCCGGCAGACGGAGATTGATGAGGCTTTGGATAGACTAAAGGCAGCTGTTGAGGGATTGCAGCTGGTACCTTCAGCAACACCAACACCGTCGCCAACACCGTCGCCAACACTGTCGCCAACACCAACATCTACACCGGTTGTAGCTATTCCGGGTGGCACTGGTGCTAGCACTTCCAGTCCTACACCTTCGCCGAGTTCGGCTCCGGCGGTGAATAAGGGGACTATCCTGCTGCAGCCTTCGGCAGCGGCGGATGGAAAGATTGCCGTGAAGGTGGCGGCAAATGAGATCGAAGCGGCTGCGAACGAGCTTACAGACGGTACGCTGACTGTTAAAGTGACTCCGGGCACAGCTGCTAATCAAGTTGCTGTGGAGCTTCCTATAAAGACACTGGCAGCTGCTGCAACAATTAGCACTGTGAAGCTGGACACCGGCAGCGGTGTAGTCATACTCCCGCAGAGCTTCTGGAAATCCTCCGCAGGCAGCAGTCTCACGCTGCTGGTACAAACCGGAGACAGCGCCGGGTCTACTATGAATGGAGCGGGGACACGCAGCACGTTTACGCTGAGTATTGACGGTTCAGTGATTCCGGCAGAGAGAATGCTGACCCAAGGCATCCGCCTGGTCCTGCCATATGCGCTGCAAGCCGGTGATAAGGCTCATCAGGTAGTGGCTTACAGCTTGCTCGAAGACGGAACAACCAGAACGGTTGCCGGCGGCAAATACAATGCGGCTTCGGGACTTCTGGAATTCAGCATGAAGCATAATGGAACTTATATGGTTCGCGGCGCAAATATCGGATTTACTGATTTAACGAATGTTGTCTGGGCTGCAGAGGGCATTGAAGCGCTGGCAGCGAGAGGGGCTATCAGCGGTACGGCTGAAGGTACCTTTAAGCCTGGAGCCAATGTGACACGCGGTGAGTTTATCAAGATTCTGATGAACGCGTTTGATCTTCAGGATGAGACGGCAGTGACAACGTTCGCTGACGTTAACCCGGATGCCTGGTATAGCGAGTCTGTGGCGAGTGCCCAGAAGCTGGGCATCGTGAACGGCAAAGGAAACGGCAGCTTTGGAGCCAATGACCAGATTACCCGTCAGGAAATGGCGGTAATGATCTACCGGCTTGCCAATCTGTTAAAAGTTCAGTTATCCGCTGAAGCCGGAAACCTGAACACTCCGTTTACCGACACGAAGCAGCTTAAGCCGGATGCGCTGCAGGCAGTGGAAGCAGTACGCAGTGCCGGGATTATAAATGGATTGCCTGACGGCCGCTTTGACCCGCAAGGGAAAGCTACACGCGCGCAGGCAGCAGTCGTTATTTACCGTCTGCTGGGTCAAACGGAATAAGAACAGCAATCGTATTAATGCTAAGCAGCCTGTTGAGCTTTCTCAACAGGCTGCTTTTTTTCTTGGGGAAATGGCCGGCTTGTTCAACAATTAGCTTTACATAACAATGAATTAGACGTAAAATCCGTTTATTCAACGGTGTAAGAAGAGGAGAACTGAAAATGAATAACGGGTTAGTCAATGCTATTATTGCGTATATCATGTGGGGGATTCTCCCGCTCTACTGGAAGCTGTTTAATGATGTGCCGGCAGGCGAAATTCTGTCTCACCGGGTGGTCTGGTCGTTCGTCTTCATGGCTATTCTCGTCACTATCCAGCGCCGCTGGGGTGATATTAAGCGGATTGCTACTAACCGCACACATCTGCTATCACTGACAGCCAGCGGACTGCTGATCGCAGGGAATTGGCTTATCTTCATCTGGGCGGTGAATAACGGGCATGTCGTCGAGACAAGCCTCGGCTATTATTTAAACCCGTTATTGAATGTATTACTGGCGGTCGTCTTCCTTCAAGAAAAGCCAAACCGCGGCCAATGGCTGGCAATTGCTATCGCTGGCGCTGCGGTACTTATTATTGCCGTCAACTACGGACGCTTCCCATGGGTCGCGATTTCACTGGCCGCGTCGTTTGGCTTGTACGGCCTTGCAAAAAAGAAAACCATGCAGGATGCTTCTGCAGGCTTGCTGTCGGAGACGGCTGTAGTTTTGCCTATTGCGCTCGGTTACTGGATTTACTTAGGAGCTACAGGTGATTCAACAGCATGGACGCTATCACCGTCTATGTTTGTCGGTTTGTTGCTCTCCGGCGTGGTGACAGCCCTGCCGCTGCTCTTTTTTGCGCGGGCAGCTGCCCGGATGTCGCTGTCTACGCTCGGATTTGTACAATACATTGGACCGACCATAATGCTGGTATTAAG contains these protein-coding regions:
- the rarD gene encoding EamA family transporter RarD, with the protein product MNNGLVNAIIAYIMWGILPLYWKLFNDVPAGEILSHRVVWSFVFMAILVTIQRRWGDIKRIATNRTHLLSLTASGLLIAGNWLIFIWAVNNGHVVETSLGYYLNPLLNVLLAVVFLQEKPNRGQWLAIAIAGAAVLIIAVNYGRFPWVAISLAASFGLYGLAKKKTMQDASAGLLSETAVVLPIALGYWIYLGATGDSTAWTLSPSMFVGLLLSGVVTALPLLFFARAAARMSLSTLGFVQYIGPTIMLVLSIFVFKETVSPVTLVGFALIWTALFVYAVSSVRATKLAKAG